The Candidatus Methylomirabilota bacterium genome contains the following window.
CGTGCTCCTGACCGATCTCGGGCTGCCCGACGTGGCCGGCGACCGCCTGATCGGAGAAATTCTTGGCATGAAAGGCAGCCGCCTGCGCGTGGTGGTGATGACGGGCTTCGGCGAGCCCTATGCCGCTCGGGCCCGTCAGGCGGGCGCCGACGTCGTCTTCACCAAGCCCCTGGACTGGTCGGTGCTCCGCGCGCAGCTCGTGGAGCCCAACGAAGCGCTCGCGGCCTGACCACCCGCCTTGTAGGTTCTGCCTCCCGCGTTTCGTTCCTACCCGCGCGCGAGCACCCGCGCGAGCGCGTTGACGAAGCGATCGATGTCCTCGTCGCCCATGGCGAGGGAGCACGCGCCGAGCCCGCGCTGGCTCAGGATGATGCCTTCGTTCAGCAGTCCGAGGAACACGCGCATCGGCGCATCGGGATCCTTCGGCCGGCTCGAGCGATAGTCCGTGAGCCGCCCGGTCACCCAGTGCAGGCAGAAGAGCGAGCCCACGCCGGTCACCTGGCCCTTCTTGCGCGTCGCCTCGAGCAGCCGGGTGATGCCGCCACGGAGCCGTTCGCCCAGCACGTCGAGCCGCTCGTACGCCTCCGGCGTCAGCGCCTGCAGCGTCGCGAGTCCCGCGGCCATGGTCGGCGGGTTGGCGTTGAACGTGCCCCCGTGCCCGATGCGCGCACCGCCCTTGCGGGGATCGTACGCGGCCATGATGTCGGCGCGGCCGCCGAACGCGCCCACGGGCAGGCCGCCGCCGATGATCTTGCCGAGCGTCGTGAGGTCGGGGGTGACACCGAACTTCTCCTGCGCGCCCCCTCGTGCAATGCGGAACGAAATCACCTCGTCGAAGATGAGCACGATGTTGTGCCGTGCCGTGACTTCACGAAGTCTCTCGAGGAACCCGGGCTGTGGCGGAAGAATTCCTCCGATTCCCAGGAGCGGATCGACGAGCAGGCCCGCGAGGTTCGCGGCCTCCTTCTCGAGGATCTTCTCGCACGCGTCCGCGTCGTTCCACGGCAGCACGACGACGTGCTTCATCACGGCGGGCGGCAGCCCCGCCGACGAGGGGATCGCCTTGGGGCTCGTGCGGCTGCCGGAGGCCTTGACGGGCGGGCTGACGCTCACGAGCGCCCAGTCGTGCGTGCCGT
Protein-coding sequences here:
- a CDS encoding response regulator, with the translated sequence MRRVHDGHALTGLRVLLVEDVDDIRELLAFLLRIEGAEVRAAASAQDALETAATWTFDVLLTDLGLPDVAGDRLIGEILGMKGSRLRVVVMTGFGEPYAARARQAGADVVFTKPLDWSVLRAQLVEPNEALAA
- a CDS encoding aspartate aminotransferase family protein, which codes for MSVEREQSEYVGKTGRSRALHEEATAVMPGGNSRTTTFFDPYPFYIERGQGAHVWDADGNDRLDFNGNYTSLILGHAPSEVIKAVQQVAERGLSFPGPTEGEIALAAELTRRIPSMQTLRFTNSGTEATMNAVRVARAFTGRAKIAKFEGAYHGTHDWALVSVSPPVKASGSRTSPKAIPSSAGLPPAVMKHVVVLPWNDADACEKILEKEAANLAGLLVDPLLGIGGILPPQPGFLERLREVTARHNIVLIFDEVISFRIARGGAQEKFGVTPDLTTLGKIIGGGLPVGAFGGRADIMAAYDPRKGGARIGHGGTFNANPPTMAAGLATLQALTPEAYERLDVLGERLRGGITRLLEATRKKGQVTGVGSLFCLHWVTGRLTDYRSSRPKDPDAPMRVFLGLLNEGIILSQRGLGACSLAMGDEDIDRFVNALARVLARG